The Hordeum vulgare subsp. vulgare chromosome 7H, MorexV3_pseudomolecules_assembly, whole genome shotgun sequence DNA window TTTGTCTTCTTTCATAATGTTAGGAGTACATTCTTTTACACATGAGTTTAATTAAACAtggtaataactatatatttcttGTTTTCGAATTTTAAAGAGAAAACCAAAATAATAGGTGGGCCGGCCAACTACTTGAGCACACGTAGCTTCTTGTGGTGCGGTAAATTCCTGATTGACGTGATGGGGCTGGTATGTTTAATTTGGATTTTTGTAGTGTGTGGTCCTTTTTTGGTTTGGAAAAAGGAGGAATATGATCTCAACCTCTGCATCAATTGATACATGCAGCCATAATTGATAGTGTATGGTTGTGCTAGAATGAGAAGTATTGTGTGGTACAGGTGAGAAGTTTATTTTTGATTTTGCCGGACCTGGAGAAGGTTGACTGACCGGAGAATGCTGATCCGGTAATTGGCTTTGTACATCCAGCGgctattcttttctttttcttgagAAATCACGTGCGACGACCAGTAAACAGAAATCCTGCTACTGGACGAGACGCATGGCCCATGATAGAGATGCACGGCACTGCATATGCCTTGTCTGCCATTGACACTGTGTATATAAAGGGGTGCAAGGCAGCGTACAAATCAATCCATCGATCACAGCTCACTCTTGAGCCATTCCAAACCAAACAATGCTACCACATACTAAGTCCTGCATGATGATGCATCCCTTGCCACTAGTACTGCTGTTGCTCCTCCTACAAATCCAGCTCCTGGCAGTAAGCTCCCACCCGCCTTGGGCTGCTGGTACGTTCATCAATCACACCGCCATAACACATGCTCGATGCTTGCCGGACCAAGCATCGGCGCTGCTCCGGCTGAAAcgttccttcaccaccaccgacgAGTCTGTCGCAGCCTTCCAGTCGTGGAAGGCCGGAACGGACTGCTGCAGCTGGGAGGGCATCCGATGCGGTGCCACCAGCGGCCGTGTCACTTCACTTGATTTGGGTGATTGCGGCTTGCAGAGTGACCACCTCGATCATGTGATCTTCGAGCTGACCTCCCTCAGGTATCTCAACCTGGGTGGAAATGACTTCAGTCTTTCTGAAATCCCATCCACCGGGTTTGAGCAGCTCACAATGCTCACCCATCTTAACCTTTCCACTTGCAACTTTTCAGGCCAAGTGCCTGCCTATGGCATCGGCCGTCTCATGTCTTTGGTTTCTCTCGATCTTTCCTTCCAATATGAAATTATTGAGCTGTTTGACACTGGTTTTGCATTTAGTGGTGATTTCACGTACGATGGGCAGCTCATGTTGTCTAACTTCACAGCCTTAGTTGCAAACCTTACAAGTTTGGAGGAGCTCCGTCTTAGTTGGCTGGACATGTCTGATCAAGGAGACAAGTGGTGCAATGCTCTAGCCAAGTACACTCCAAATCTCCGTGTTCTTAGCTTGCCTTTTTGCTCGCTCTCTAGTCCCATCTGTGGATCCCTCGCTAGTTTGCAATCACTCTCTGTGGTCGATCTACAGTACAATCATTTAACCGGTTCAGTCCCAGAGTTCTTTGCCAACTTCTCCTCCTTGAGTGTTCTCCGGCTTAGCTATAATTTTCTTGAAGTATGGGTCCCTTCCGTGATCTTTCAACATGATAAACTAGTGACTATAGATCTTCACCGTAATCATAATATATCAGGCAATCTGCCGAACTTCTCAACAGACAGTAGCCTGGAGAACTTGTTTGTCGGCAAAACCAATTTCTCTGGTACAATACCAAGTTCAATCAGTAATCTCAAACATTTGAAGAAACTAGGCCTTAATGCACTTGGTTTTGCTAAAGAGCTACCCTCATCAATCGGTAGGCTCAGATCCTTGAATTCTTTGCAGGTCTCTGGGTTGGGACTAGTAGGATCGATATCATCATGGATCACAAACCTAACATCCCTAGAGGTTCTAGAAGTTTCTCATTGTGGTTTCAATGAACCAATACCTTCTTCCATAGCTGATTTGAACAAATTAAGGAAACTGGCACTATATAAGTGTAATTTTTCAGGGAAAATACCTTCAGGTATCTTGAACTTAACTCAATTAGATACCCTCCAGCTTCACTCAAATAATCTTTTCGGCACAACGCAACTGAACTCATTATGGGAGCTACAAAAACTATTTGATTTGAATCTCTCAAACAATAAATTAAATGTAATAGAAGGAGAACATAATTCCTCAAAGGTATCCTTCCCCGACCTTTGGCATCTAAGTTTGGCATCATGTAACGTAGAAAAATTTCCTAACATCCTGAGACATTCAAGTAACATAAATCGACTTGATCTTTCAAATAACCAAATCCGTGGATCCATACCCCAGTGGGCATGGGAGAAATGGACAGACTCTGACCTTTTCTTTCTAAACTTATCACACAATGAGTTCACTAGTGTGTGAGTTAATCCCGTGTCCGTGTGTGTGTGGGTATCCATCTAGGATATCTATTCCTACTCGGTTTGGGTTATGTCCAGCTGAGTAGTATATATATACTTGCACCCCCGTGTAAACTTTGTATCAGATCAGAAACGAGCAAAGCAATAAAAAAGCTCAGGAGCAACACGCCCCTGCGGCAATCAACGAAAAGTCTATCCATCGGTTTAGTTCGCGAGTTCCGTCGACCGTCGCCGAATACGTACGGGGAGGCTGCGCGTACAGTGGAAATCCTGTTAGATAAATTGTATAGGTATAGGAAACTAGTTTAAACTAGGTTTCCTCTTATCTctttacctctctctctcttatctCTTGTGACCTCCTAGAGGATCAACTTGTATGTCAAGATATCTATCCTATAAATACAATGCGGCCCGAGACAAAGGGTTCTACGCTTCCTCATATGGTCATCAGAGCCACTTCCTCGTGCGTCTAGCTGCCGAGAACAAACCGATTTATTGATCGCGAGAGAGAGGGGAACAAGATCGAGTTGAGAGCTATACCATGACAATCACCACGCCATCCactgcctcatcatcatcatccacctTTGCTCCATCCTCCATGTCCAGCAGCTCGATCTCCCTCGGCCCACCTCCAACAGAGAAGCTTACGAGGACAAACTTCCTCCTCTGGAAGGCCGTCATGCTACCCCAGATCAAGGGCGCACAGATGGAGCACTTCCTCGACGCCGCAATGCCGGCGCCTCCtgccaccatcaccatcaccagcaatGGGAAGGACGAGCAGATTGCTAATCATGCCAGACCAATCTGGTATGCGCAACAACAAGAGGTACAAGGATACCTTATGGGATCTCTCTCTCGAGAGGTCCTCGCCCAAGTTGCCATGCTCCAGACGCCGGCCGAAGTGTGGGCCGCCATCCATGTGATGTTCCCCGCACAAACGCAAGCCCAGAAGATCAACACGAGGATGGCGCTCACAAACCTGCAAAAAGGTAATCTAACCATGGCCGAGTATCTTGGCAAGATTAAAACTCTCACAAATGAAGTTGCATGCGCTGGTGCTCCTCTCGGAGACACCGAGATCATCTC harbors:
- the LOC123407993 gene encoding receptor like protein 22-like, translating into MLPHTKSCMMMHPLPLVLLLLLLQIQLLAVSSHPPWAAGTFINHTAITHARCLPDQASALLRLKRSFTTTDESVAAFQSWKAGTDCCSWEGIRCGATSGRVTSLDLGDCGLQSDHLDHVIFELTSLRYLNLGGNDFSLSEIPSTGFEQLTMLTHLNLSTCNFSGQVPAYGIGRLMSLVSLDLSFQYEIIELFDTGFAFSGDFTYDGQLMLSNFTALVANLTSLEELRLSWLDMSDQGDKWCNALAKYTPNLRVLSLPFCSLSSPICGSLASLQSLSVVDLQYNHLTGSVPEFFANFSSLSVLRLSYNFLEVWVPSVIFQHDKLVTIDLHRNHNISGNLPNFSTDSSLENLFVGKTNFSGTIPSSISNLKHLKKLGLNALGFAKELPSSIGRLRSLNSLQVSGLGLVGSISSWITNLTSLEVLEVSHCGFNEPIPSSIADLNKLRKLALYKCNFSGKIPSGLASCNVEKFPNILRHSSNINRLDLSNNQIRGSIPQWAWEKWTDSDLFFLNLSHNEFTSVVGHDSFLPFYIVCLDLSFNMFEGPIPLPQHSGDVLDYSNNNFSSIALNISSQLVKTSCFKASRNHLSGNIPPSFCTTVLEILDLSYNNLNGSIPPCLMEDANELRVLNLKGNQLYGELPHNIHESCMLEALDFSSNQIEGQLPRSLASCKYLEVLDIGNNQISDSFPCWMAELSRLQVFVLKSNKFFGQVSPAIPDEKNTCEFPRLPILDLASNNLSGTLTEEWFISLSSMMVKSVNETPVMKYNTYQGQVYQVYTVLTYKGMDVSFTKILRTLVFIDVSNNKIHGRIPGVIGELLLLQTLNMSRNSFTGTIPSQFGRLNQLESLDLSSNGISGKIPQEITSLDFLTTLNLSNNMLEGRIPESPHFSTFDDSSFMGNTGLCGPPLLKQCSSETTPNSALHNSAEKSADTMLFFFIGLGLGVRFAVVIVVIWVLPLRNKS